In one Candidatus Roizmanbacteria bacterium CG_4_9_14_0_2_um_filter_38_17 genomic region, the following are encoded:
- a CDS encoding cell division protein FtsH — MGIKKIRKEFKLNLNIKNLFLWGLILFFALSFLASLNQASQELEKKPLSSVLTDIKAGKIKKVMVEERKVTAEYNGGDKFESFKEPQASFVEILQNAQIDPKRLEIEIEGDSFFNVPFIDLVINILPILLMVGFFFFIFRQAKGAQSSIFSFGQSTAKLFDQEKPKITFKDIAGIQEAKKEMEEIVDFLKHPKKYASVGARTPKGVLLVGPSGTGKTLLAKAVAGEAKVPFFSMAGSEFMEMLVGVGSARMRDLFKTAKKQAPSIIFIDEVDAIGRTRSVGAMGGHDEREQTLNQMLVEMDGFEPNESVIVIAATNRGDMLDSALLRPGRFDRRIQLDLPDIEGRQEIAMIHAKGKPFVKSINWKKVARRTVGFSGADIENMMNEAAILTARENKLKINMEHIEEAATKVKLGPEKKRLQSDEDRKMTAYHEAGHAVMSYVQEDTDPVHRISIVSRGRALGFNLIVPETDRTHETKTRLLAQIRTLLGGRAAEELIFSEMTSGASSDIDVSTRIARAMVLDFGMSKLGPIDFGSQMQEVEIGKGYFEQPQISPQMQSLIDQEVKLIIDNAYTDAKQLLKKHKLKLDRLAKELLIKETLDGEELDSLMKKD, encoded by the coding sequence TTGGGAATTAAAAAGATTCGTAAGGAGTTTAAATTAAATCTTAATATCAAAAATCTTTTTTTGTGGGGATTAATCTTATTCTTTGCGCTATCTTTTTTAGCCAGCTTAAATCAAGCATCTCAAGAATTAGAAAAAAAGCCTCTCTCCAGCGTGTTGACAGATATCAAGGCTGGCAAAATCAAAAAAGTAATGGTTGAGGAACGTAAAGTTACTGCTGAATATAATGGTGGAGACAAGTTTGAATCCTTTAAAGAACCCCAGGCTTCTTTTGTAGAGATCCTGCAAAATGCCCAGATAGATCCAAAAAGGCTTGAGATTGAAATCGAGGGAGATAGTTTTTTTAATGTACCTTTTATTGACCTGGTTATAAATATATTACCAATCTTGCTTATGGTTGGCTTCTTCTTTTTTATCTTCCGCCAGGCTAAAGGGGCACAAAGCTCAATTTTTTCTTTTGGTCAATCTACTGCCAAACTATTTGATCAGGAAAAACCCAAAATCACCTTTAAAGACATTGCGGGTATCCAAGAAGCCAAAAAAGAAATGGAAGAAATTGTAGACTTTCTAAAGCACCCGAAGAAATACGCAAGTGTTGGAGCACGTACTCCCAAAGGAGTATTGCTTGTTGGCCCATCGGGGACTGGTAAAACTCTACTTGCTAAAGCTGTAGCTGGAGAAGCCAAGGTGCCTTTTTTCTCCATGGCTGGCTCAGAATTTATGGAAATGTTAGTTGGAGTAGGGAGTGCCCGAATGCGGGACCTGTTTAAGACCGCTAAAAAACAGGCTCCTTCGATTATTTTTATTGATGAAGTTGATGCAATTGGCCGTACGCGCTCCGTCGGAGCGATGGGAGGTCATGATGAAAGGGAGCAGACACTCAACCAGATGTTGGTAGAAATGGACGGTTTTGAGCCCAATGAAAGCGTTATTGTAATTGCTGCAACCAACCGTGGAGACATGCTGGACTCAGCATTACTTCGACCTGGTCGTTTTGACCGACGCATCCAGCTGGATTTACCAGACATTGAAGGTAGACAAGAAATTGCCATGATACATGCAAAAGGCAAACCATTTGTAAAAAGTATTAACTGGAAAAAAGTGGCGCGCCGCACAGTAGGTTTTTCCGGAGCAGATATTGAAAACATGATGAATGAGGCAGCTATTCTTACGGCTCGCGAGAATAAGCTAAAGATAAACATGGAACACATTGAAGAAGCGGCTACTAAAGTTAAGTTGGGACCAGAAAAAAAGCGGTTACAATCGGATGAAGACCGCAAAATGACGGCTTACCATGAAGCTGGTCACGCAGTTATGTCATACGTACAGGAAGACACGGATCCAGTGCACCGAATTTCCATTGTGTCTCGTGGTCGCGCATTAGGTTTTAATTTAATTGTTCCCGAAACCGATAGAACCCACGAAACAAAAACCCGATTACTTGCTCAGATTAGAACATTGCTAGGCGGGCGTGCTGCAGAGGAGCTCATATTTTCAGAGATGACATCTGGCGCCTCTAGTGACATCGATGTATCCACCAGAATAGCCCGCGCAATGGTTCTGGATTTTGGTATGAGCAAGCTTGGTCCAATAGACTTTGGATCCCAGATGCAGGAAGTTGAGATAGGAAAAGGATATTTTGAGCAACCGCAGATAAGTCCGCAAATGCAGTC
- a CDS encoding HicB family protein, which translates to MVKVQNFKVVIEQDENGYFVADVPSIPGCHSQGESYKEAIDNVREAIELCLEVAEENTDYKSKIEFEEDTTPSRFLGIAHVPVRFQFSK; encoded by the coding sequence ATGGTTAAAGTACAGAATTTTAAAGTCGTTATTGAGCAAGACGAGAATGGCTATTTTGTAGCTGATGTGCCCTCTATTCCTGGTTGCCATAGTCAAGGTGAATCTTATAAGGAAGCTATTGACAACGTTAGAGAAGCTATTGAACTATGTCTCGAAGTTGCTGAGGAAAATACGGACTATAAGTCAAAAATTGAGTTTGAAGAAGATACTACACCAAGCCGCTTTCTAGGAATAGCCCATGTTCCAGTTAGATTCCAGTTTTCTAAATAA